CGAGAAAGACCATCGAGGGCCTGCTTGAGTCGCTCCACGTCGTTAAGCAGCTCAGTAATCTTCAAGACAGACGTTGCAGGGGGTCAAGACAGACATCTGATTTTTCAGCATTACCTACTGAGGCTGCTTCAGGGGCTCTTGGTTAACATGAAGAGGAATTTAATAACTTGATTCTTCCAATTCTCTGACCCGTCTAGCACAAGTGAGCAGCGCAAAAGCAACTGCAACCAAGCCATGGTGCTTGGTTTTCCCCAGTAAGCACTGCAAGGTCTTTCTttgaatgtatgaatgaatgagggaaaGGCAAACACAGGCGACACCAGAAGTTCCCATGCTTCAACTGCCCCAGTTCCAAGTAAATAAGCAGGGAGCTGACCCCACACCAACATTAAATTCATGCAGTTTGCCATGGTCTGGAGTAAACCCTAAACTCAGTCACTTGGGAAGGTGCATCTATTTCACTCCAACAAAGAAAGTCAGTGTAGCTGCATGCAAGACTCCACCCAAGGACGGGTTCAGAGCAACACTGCTCCATCCTCTCCTACACAACTATCAGGGGTTTCTTTTTAAGCAAAAGTGGTGAGAAGAGGTTTCACAGGTATTAGAAGTTGAAGCtgaaccagatctgtggatatttTTACAGAGAGAGTGCCTGcctggactcactcccaggtTGTTAAAGGAAGGAGGTCTGGCCCTTCCAGGCTGATAAGCAACATTTTGCTTCCCAGGCAGGTTATGCAGAATTCCACTAGGTAGCTACGTTTGCCTCCCAGCAATTTCAGAAAATGGCTCATTTGAAGGTGGCCCCTTTCCACATTACCTCTGCCTTATTTAGCCAAGGAGAACCTTCAGAGGTTTCACTGGCTGATACTTAGCCTGCAcagctctcccccccaccccgctcacCTTGTTGTCTTTGGCCTCCACCTGCTTTGCAGACTCCTGGATCCGTTTCTGCAGTTCGGTGATGGTGGTTAGAGACTTGTCATATCTCTCCTTCTGCTCCTTGATCTCCTGCTCGATGCTGAAGCTCCGCGACTGGAGCAGCTCCTTCTCATCCTTCATGGACAGTCCCTCCATCTtcgcctgcacagcctcctcccGCACAGCCTCCAACTTCTGGCTCAGTTCTGCAAGCTTCTCAGTCATGCTGCTCACCTGGCCCTCCAGTCTGCTCTTGGTGGCCTGGTACTCAGATAACAGAGACGCCTCTCTGCCTTCCAGCTCTTGCACTTCCCGCTTGGCACTCTGGATTTCAGACCTCAGCCGGGCTACCTCCTCACCCCTCgcttggctttcccccagggcaTGTTCCAGGGCTTCTTTGGTGCGCGTGTGCTCCGCCACCGGCACTGAACTGGCCCTGATGTGGGCCAATTCCTGCTGCAGAACTTGTGCTCTTTGGAGCTCCTGCTGCCAgctggccaccttgctgctcagcTCGCCCTTCAGCTCCTCAATGGTGCTGCTGAGCATCCCCTTCAAGGCCTCCACCTGATCCACTGGTACATACTGACCCTGGAGGCGGCTCTGCACTTCAAGGGCCTCCGAGCGCTGCCGGGCGCTCTCTTCCTTGAGCTGCTCCTTCTCGCGCTGGAGCACGGTACATTCTTGCTGCAGGCCCCACAGCTGCTTGTTTAGATCCTCCATCTGACTCGCAAATTTTCTCTCCATCTCATGTGACTTCTCAGCAAGGATGTAGTTCTGCTGCAGGTCACTCTGTATGGCCAGAATGCCCTCCTTCAGTTTCTCAttttcctggcagcatctcctgaTATCTTCCTCCTTTGCTTTGCGCTGCTTCCCTTCCTCCAGCAGCTGACTCTGCAGCTCCTTCACAGCAGCCTCAAAATGACGCTCCTTCTCCTCGAAGCTAGTCAGGGGGGCGTACTTGGACTGGATGCACTCCTGAATCATGTCCAGCTCCTTCTTCTGGGCCTCCATCTCTGCGTGCAACTGGACCACCTCCTCTTGTTTCTTCCGATATTCTGCCCGCAGGTCAGAATTGTTATCTTGGAGTTTCTGGATGTCTTTGTTCAGAGTGGCCACCTGACTCTGGTGCTCTCTGGTGCTAACATATTCCTCTCGCATTTGGCTCTGCAGAGCTTGCATCTCCCTCTTCAaggctccattctcctctttgaCTCTCTCAGACTCCTGCTCGACACCTTCCATTTTCCCCTTTAGATCCAACAGCTCTTGGCCTGCTTTATCCAGCATGCTGTTCAGCATAGCCTTGGTCTCCTCATGAGTTGCAGCTGGCACATATTGCTCTTTCAAGCGCTCTTGCAGAGCCGCCATCTTGGATACAAGTTCGCCCGACTTGGTTCGCTCCTCCTCATATTTTTGGCTGCACTCAGCAAGCTGTCTTTTTAGATCAGCAACTTTGGCTTTTAACGCCCCTATTTCCTTGTCGTGCTTTTCTGGAGAGACATAAACAGCCCGAAGGGGGCTCATGTTCTCCTTCACACAGCCCTTCTCCACTTCTGCTCTGTGCCTGGAAGACTTCTCTATGATTTCTGCAGGTCCTCTGCCCAGCTGCCCAGCCTTCCTCACCTCTGCGCTGACCTTCTGACGCACAGGCTGGCTGTCTCTCTCGCTCCGGAGCAAGTCTAGCTGCTGCCTCAGTAAGCTGTTGTCGGCCCCTGCCCGCTCCACCTCCTTCTGCAAGGCCTGAGTCTTCTGCTTCAGGTCCGCATGGATCCTTTCCAGCTCCTTGATTCTTTGCTCACAGCGGTTCTTCACATGCTTGTGCTCCTCTGGTCGCACATAGTGTGCAAACTGAGCTTTCTGGCTCTCCAGGGTTGTCCTCAGCAGCCGTGTCTCCATGCGCAGCTTCTCACATTCCTTCTCCGCCTCTGCCAACTTCCAAGCCTTTTCCTCCACGTCACTGGAGAGCGAGCTCTTCATCTTCTCAAACTTGTCGGCCAGCTTCGCCACCGTCTCTCTCAGCTGTGCCTCCACCTCAGCGACCCTCCGCTCCCGCCTCTCACGCTCCACCTTCAACACGCCCAGCTCCTTCTGCAGCGCTTTGCTTTCCTCCACTAGCCGCTCCTCGTCCCGCCTGAACTCCTCAACCAGCAGCTCATTCTGCTTCAGCTGGTTCCTCAGCTTGCCCACTTCAGCCGAGGCACCCTCATACTTGGCCTTCATGTCCTTCAGCTGCTCCCGCAGCTCTTCTGCCACCTTGCTGCTCCCCACTGCCGCTTCACTAGTCAGGTGATCCTTCAGGGCCAGGAAGTGGGTCTGCATCTGCTTGACTTTGCCTTCAGAATCAAACATTCTCTTTTGCACATCCTTCAAAGCGTCCTCCAGTTGCCTGACCTGCTGGTCTGATTCCTGCTTGCTCCGCTCACACTCTGAGGCCAAGGCCTGGCACTCACTGGTTTTGTAGGACAGCTCCAGCTGCAGTTTGCCAATTTCACCCCTCGCAGTCTCGTAGCAGTTCCTCATGTTGCTCAAGTCTCGCCTCAGAGCTTCAGTCTCTGAGGCAGAGGAATGGCTTGGACTCGAGAGCTCCAGTGGTCGCACCATGGACCTGCTCTGTAGGTTTGTTGGCACTGAAGCAGATACATGCTGCAGACAGAGCAAAACACACGGTCTGTTAATTTCGAGATGGTAGTTTCTATCCCAAACGTGCCTTTTTAAACTATGTGAAACTCAAATGCCTTCATAGCTCAGTGGGAGAGTTCAATGGCAGCACATGCATGGAGACGGTCCCATGTTCAATTCCCAGCATGTGTGTGGGTGCTTGCGCTGACTTTTAAAAGCCATCtcaagtggcaaagagtgtggaAAGATGCACACCATGAAGAACTATGAACAGGACAGGAGGTGTGAAAGTGACCATCTCAGTAGCTCTTCAGAGCCTCTTGAGATAACTGAAATCACTAAATCTGCATAATTTGGGTTGGAAGCCAAAATTGTATTTCACTAACTGGGCTAGAGCtacaactcttccccccccccccgccccaagtcATCCTCATCCAGACAAGGTTAGCATTTGGGGTACCATCTACAGCTCATTCTACTGCATGATAATCTCTGGTCCACATGTTGTTTCTGCTCCATCAATGTGTGGAGTACACCACTGTGACTACACTGCAGAACTGCACAGTCGTTTTGAGATGCTTTCTGCAGTCCACCCATCCCACACTGTTCTCAGAATCACAAGGAAAACCAGATTTTCTGGAGCCTCAAGAGGGCACCAAGTGATCCCCATCAGCAATGCACAAATACTACAACGAAAAGGCTGTGTGCTCAAGCGAGCACCACCAGCAGCAATACTGTGGATAAGCCCATAGTCAAAAATACATGAACCTGATTACCTGGGATTCTGCAGAAAACAATGAACCCTGTTTCAGCAGAACGTCTTCTTTCCCTTCAGAAATCAAAACAAGCTGTCAAAAACTGGACAAAAGCACAAGCTATGCCAAGCAGGCCATTCTTCCAACAGAAGCAGGAGCCTGGCCCGAGAGGCTCTGCAGCCAGTGCTGATCAGCTGCTGGATTATAGAATTTACACACGCATCCTCACCAAGGAGGGCAAAGAGCCTCAAGACCAGGGTTACAGTGCCCTGCTCAAAAGAAAGTAGAGGCCAGGGAGCTGTGGAGGTGGGGGCACCACCAACCGGTagctggaggaggggagggagagagggctgCAAGCCGAACCAACCAATCAAATCTTCAGGTGCCTGATCGTTAAATAAAGCATTAGGCTCTAAGGACATGGAACGGAGCAACAGGCCAGCTCCAGTTCTGAATTGTTCCTCTAAACAAAGATACTCACTGCTGCCAAAACTGCTTCCAGATCCTGTGTGGTCACCCTAAAATTTGAAGAGAGAATTACAGTTTCCAAATAAATGAGATAGTCAACAGGGCAGATTAATGGAAAGATAAAGAGCTGAAGGGTGGGAAGTTTTAGAACAGATTCTGAAGCATCCACTTTCATTCACAGTCACTGCAGATGCAGTACAGAGAACGTTTCCTAGTCGCATGGCTACAGACAACATTTATTGCACATAGGAGTCATGCAAGGGCATTCCTAGTGGGCGTAACTACAACTCCACCCCATTACGTGGCCCCAGGATCCATTCAGCTCTGCGGGGATATCCAGAAGTGGACTCCACATTCCCCACTGGAGGGACGCACCTCGTAGAATCGTAGTTTTGCCTTCAGAGCGTCGAGCGTTCGCACGCTGTCatcctgctgcttttcctttgccGCCAGAAGCCTCCTGAGCTCGTCCTTCTGGATAACGGAAGTGAGCAAAAGAGCTTCACTGCAGGAGACACCCAGCAGCATCCACACACCCAGGAATATCACCCTGCCAACTGGGCAGACAGGCACTTGCAAGGGTGCGTTTTACACAGCATTTTACACacagcaactgttcctcttcatgcccccctcccagcacaggGTCTTTTCTCATGGCTGTTTGCTAGTGTctgtctgcatctttttagattgtgagctctttgctatttgattttctctgtaaaccacctcACGAATTATTTTATAGTggtaaataaataatagtaatagAAATCCTGCAGGACAGGACTGAAGAGCCAGAGATTTCCATATTGTAGCACCTgtctagatagatagatctgcCCCAGAGAGAGCCCAAAAAACCCAGTTCAAAGAAGCCCAGTTTGCCAGGTAGGGTTGCACCTCACTACAGTGctgactaaggatgcaatcctatccacactttcttgggagtcagctccattgaatccaatggaacttatttttgaatagacatgcatatgattaggctgtaagttccatt
The DNA window shown above is from Tiliqua scincoides isolate rTilSci1 chromosome 8, rTilSci1.hap2, whole genome shotgun sequence and carries:
- the UACA gene encoding uveal autoantigen with coiled-coil domains and ankyrin repeats isoform X5, with protein sequence MSCWFSCSAKNTLTADWSKYDDRLMKAAERGDVDKISSILTKKGVNPTKLDVEGRSAFHVVSSKGNLDCLNAILIHGVDIVATDVAGRNALHLAAKYGHALCLQKLLQYNCPTENVDLQGRTALHDAAMSDCSSSIQLLCDHGALVNAKDGDGRTPLVLATQMCRPKICQLLLDRGAEVNARDKQNRSALMLGCEYGCKDAVEVLLRNGADVSLVDALGHDCSYYARIGDNVEILALIKAALEESSKAGYEIMKKGQPVQKQVISVLPKWSPPQGLEEANLKQFQKEHWNVQDLERENEDLKGRLRETQQEHRILLERIGGLQLQLNEEQMVADDLEREKDELRRLLAAKEKQQDDSVRTLDALKAKLRFYEGDHTGSGSSFGSRKEDVLLKQGSLFSAESQHVSASVPTNLQSRSMVRPLELSSPSHSSASETEALRRDLSNMRNCYETARGEIGKLQLELSYKTSECQALASECERSKQESDQQVRQLEDALKDVQKRMFDSEGKVKQMQTHFLALKDHLTSEAAVGSSKVAEELREQLKDMKAKYEGASAEVGKLRNQLKQNELLVEEFRRDEERLVEESKALQKELGVLKVERERRERRVAEVEAQLRETVAKLADKFEKMKSSLSSDVEEKAWKLAEAEKECEKLRMETRLLRTTLESQKAQFAHYVRPEEHKHVKNRCEQRIKELERIHADLKQKTQALQKEVERAGADNSLLRQQLDLLRSERDSQPVRQKVSAEVRKAGQLGRGPAEIIEKSSRHRAEVEKGCVKENMSPLRAVYVSPEKHDKEIGALKAKVADLKRQLAECSQKYEEERTKSGELVSKMAALQERLKEQYVPAATHEETKAMLNSMLDKAGQELLDLKGKMEGVEQESERVKEENGALKREMQALQSQMREEYVSTREHQSQVATLNKDIQKLQDNNSDLRAEYRKKQEEVVQLHAEMEAQKKELDMIQECIQSKYAPLTSFEEKERHFEAAVKELQSQLLEEGKQRKAKEEDIRRCCQENEKLKEGILAIQSDLQQNYILAEKSHEMERKFASQMEDLNKQLWGLQQECTVLQREKEQLKEESARQRSEALEVQSRLQGQYVPVDQVEALKGMLSSTIEELKGELSSKVASWQQELQRAQVLQQELAHIRASSVPVAEHTRTKEALEHALGESQARGEEVARLRSEIQSAKREVQELEGREASLLSEYQATKSRLEGQVSSMTEKLAELSQKLEAVREEAVQAKMEGLSMKDEKELLQSRSFSIEQEIKEQKERYDKSLTTITELQKRIQESAKQVEAKDNKITELLNDVERLKQALDGLSRLTCNSSVPAKRQNQQMETLQSQVKTLQQQLADTERQHQEVISIYRTHLLSAVQGHMDEDVQAALLQIIRMRQGLVC
- the UACA gene encoding uveal autoantigen with coiled-coil domains and ankyrin repeats isoform X6, yielding MSCWFSCSAKNTLTADWSKYDDRLMKAAERGDVDKISSILTKKGVNPTKLDVEGRSAFHVVSSKGNLDCLNAILIHGVDIVATDVAGRNALHLAAKYGHALCLQKLLQYNCPTENVDLQGRTALHDAAMSDCSSSIQLLCDHGALVNAKDGDGRTPLVLATQMCRPKICQLLLDRGAEVNARDKQNRSALMLGCEYGCKDAVEVLLRNGADVSLVDALGHDCSYYARIGDNVEILALIKAALEESSKGYEIMKKGQPVQKQVISVLPKWSPPQGLEEANLKQFQKEHWNVQDLERENEDLKGRLRETQQEHRILLERIGGLQLQLNEEQMVADDLEREKDELRRLLAAKEKQQDDSVRTLDALKAKLRFYEGDHTGSGSSFGSRKEDVLLKQGSLFSAESQHVSASVPTNLQSRSMVRPLELSSPSHSSASETEALRRDLSNMRNCYETARGEIGKLQLELSYKTSECQALASECERSKQESDQQVRQLEDALKDVQKRMFDSEGKVKQMQTHFLALKDHLTSEAAVGSSKVAEELREQLKDMKAKYEGASAEVGKLRNQLKQNELLVEEFRRDEERLVEESKALQKELGVLKVERERRERRVAEVEAQLRETVAKLADKFEKMKSSLSSDVEEKAWKLAEAEKECEKLRMETRLLRTTLESQKAQFAHYVRPEEHKHVKNRCEQRIKELERIHADLKQKTQALQKEVERAGADNSLLRQQLDLLRSERDSQPVRQKVSAEVRKAGQLGRGPAEIIEKSSRHRAEVEKGCVKENMSPLRAVYVSPEKHDKEIGALKAKVADLKRQLAECSQKYEEERTKSGELVSKMAALQERLKEQYVPAATHEETKAMLNSMLDKAGQELLDLKGKMEGVEQESERVKEENGALKREMQALQSQMREEYVSTREHQSQVATLNKDIQKLQDNNSDLRAEYRKKQEEVVQLHAEMEAQKKELDMIQECIQSKYAPLTSFEEKERHFEAAVKELQSQLLEEGKQRKAKEEDIRRCCQENEKLKEGILAIQSDLQQNYILAEKSHEMERKFASQMEDLNKQLWGLQQECTVLQREKEQLKEESARQRSEALEVQSRLQGQYVPVDQVEALKGMLSSTIEELKGELSSKVASWQQELQRAQVLQQELAHIRASSVPVAEHTRTKEALEHALGESQARGEEVARLRSEIQSAKREVQELEGREASLLSEYQATKSRLEGQVSSMTEKLAELSQKLEAVREEAVQAKMEGLSMKDEKELLQSRSFSIEQEIKEQKERYDKSLTTITELQKRIQESAKQVEAKDNKITELLNDVERLKQALDGLSRLTCNSSVPAKRQNQQMETLQSQVKTLQQQLADTERQHQEVISIYRTHLLSAVQGHMDEDVQAALLQIIRMRQGLVC
- the UACA gene encoding uveal autoantigen with coiled-coil domains and ankyrin repeats isoform X7; the encoded protein is MASFWLTADWSKYDDRLMKAAERGDVDKISSILTKKGVNPTKLDVEGRSAFHVVSSKGNLDCLNAILIHGVDIVATDVAGRNALHLAAKYGHALCLQKLLQYNCPTENVDLQGRTALHDAAMSDCSSSIQLLCDHGALVNAKDGDGRTPLVLATQMCRPKICQLLLDRGAEVNARDKQNRSALMLGCEYGCKDAVEVLLRNGADVSLVDALGHDCSYYARIGDNVEILALIKAALEESSKAGYEIMKKGQPVQKQVISVLPKWSPPQGLEEANLKQFQKEHWNVQDLERENEDLKGRLRETQQEHRILLERIGGLQLQLNEEQMVADDLEREKDELRRLLAAKEKQQDDSVRTLDALKAKLRFYEGDHTGSGSSFGSRKEDVLLKQGSLFSAESQHVSASVPTNLQSRSMVRPLELSSPSHSSASETEALRRDLSNMRNCYETARGEIGKLQLELSYKTSECQALASECERSKQESDQQVRQLEDALKDVQKRMFDSEGKVKQMQTHFLALKDHLTSEAAVGSSKVAEELREQLKDMKAKYEGASAEVGKLRNQLKQNELLVEEFRRDEERLVEESKALQKELGVLKVERERRERRVAEVEAQLRETVAKLADKFEKMKSSLSSDVEEKAWKLAEAEKECEKLRMETRLLRTTLESQKAQFAHYVRPEEHKHVKNRCEQRIKELERIHADLKQKTQALQKEVERAGADNSLLRQQLDLLRSERDSQPVRQKVSAEVRKAGQLGRGPAEIIEKSSRHRAEVEKGCVKENMSPLRAVYVSPEKHDKEIGALKAKVADLKRQLAECSQKYEEERTKSGELVSKMAALQERLKEQYVPAATHEETKAMLNSMLDKAGQELLDLKGKMEGVEQESERVKEENGALKREMQALQSQMREEYVSTREHQSQVATLNKDIQKLQDNNSDLRAEYRKKQEEVVQLHAEMEAQKKELDMIQECIQSKYAPLTSFEEKERHFEAAVKELQSQLLEEGKQRKAKEEDIRRCCQENEKLKEGILAIQSDLQQNYILAEKSHEMERKFASQMEDLNKQLWGLQQECTVLQREKEQLKEESARQRSEALEVQSRLQGQYVPVDQVEALKGMLSSTIEELKGELSSKVASWQQELQRAQVLQQELAHIRASSVPVAEHTRTKEALEHALGESQARGEEVARLRSEIQSAKREVQELEGREASLLSEYQATKSRLEGQVSSMTEKLAELSQKLEAVREEAVQAKMEGLSMKDEKELLQSRSFSIEQEIKEQKERYDKSLTTITELQKRIQESAKQVEAKDNKITELLNDVERLKQALDGLSRLTCNSSVPAKRQNQQMETLQSQVKTLQQQLADTERQHQEVISIYRTHLLSAVQGHMDEDVQAALLQIIRMRQGLVC
- the UACA gene encoding uveal autoantigen with coiled-coil domains and ankyrin repeats isoform X4, yielding MKSLKHRLRKQDAGAAGGGGGAGGPGALTADWSKYDDRLMKAAERGDVDKISSILTKKGVNPTKLDVEGRSAFHVVSSKGNLDCLNAILIHGVDIVATDVAGRNALHLAAKYGHALCLQKLLQYNCPTENVDLQGRTALHDAAMSDCSSSIQLLCDHGALVNAKDGDGRTPLVLATQMCRPKICQLLLDRGAEVNARDKQNRSALMLGCEYGCKDAVEVLLRNGADVSLVDALGHDCSYYARIGDNVEILALIKAALEESSKGYEIMKKGQPVQKVISVLPKWSPPQGLEEANLKQFQKEHWNVQDLERENEDLKGRLRETQQEHRILLERIGGLQLQLNEEQMVADDLEREKDELRRLLAAKEKQQDDSVRTLDALKAKLRFYEGDHTGSGSSFGSRKEDVLLKQGSLFSAESQHVSASVPTNLQSRSMVRPLELSSPSHSSASETEALRRDLSNMRNCYETARGEIGKLQLELSYKTSECQALASECERSKQESDQQVRQLEDALKDVQKRMFDSEGKVKQMQTHFLALKDHLTSEAAVGSSKVAEELREQLKDMKAKYEGASAEVGKLRNQLKQNELLVEEFRRDEERLVEESKALQKELGVLKVERERRERRVAEVEAQLRETVAKLADKFEKMKSSLSSDVEEKAWKLAEAEKECEKLRMETRLLRTTLESQKAQFAHYVRPEEHKHVKNRCEQRIKELERIHADLKQKTQALQKEVERAGADNSLLRQQLDLLRSERDSQPVRQKVSAEVRKAGQLGRGPAEIIEKSSRHRAEVEKGCVKENMSPLRAVYVSPEKHDKEIGALKAKVADLKRQLAECSQKYEEERTKSGELVSKMAALQERLKEQYVPAATHEETKAMLNSMLDKAGQELLDLKGKMEGVEQESERVKEENGALKREMQALQSQMREEYVSTREHQSQVATLNKDIQKLQDNNSDLRAEYRKKQEEVVQLHAEMEAQKKELDMIQECIQSKYAPLTSFEEKERHFEAAVKELQSQLLEEGKQRKAKEEDIRRCCQENEKLKEGILAIQSDLQQNYILAEKSHEMERKFASQMEDLNKQLWGLQQECTVLQREKEQLKEESARQRSEALEVQSRLQGQYVPVDQVEALKGMLSSTIEELKGELSSKVASWQQELQRAQVLQQELAHIRASSVPVAEHTRTKEALEHALGESQARGEEVARLRSEIQSAKREVQELEGREASLLSEYQATKSRLEGQVSSMTEKLAELSQKLEAVREEAVQAKMEGLSMKDEKELLQSRSFSIEQEIKEQKERYDKSLTTITELQKRIQESAKQVEAKDNKITELLNDVERLKQALDGLSRLTCNSSVPAKRQNQQMETLQSQVKTLQQQLADTERQHQEVISIYRTHLLSAVQGHMDEDVQAALLQIIRMRQGLVC
- the UACA gene encoding uveal autoantigen with coiled-coil domains and ankyrin repeats isoform X3, translated to MKSLKHRLRKQDAGAAGGGGGAGGPGALTADWSKYDDRLMKAAERGDVDKISSILTKKGVNPTKLDVEGRSAFHVVSSKGNLDCLNAILIHGVDIVATDVAGRNALHLAAKYGHALCLQKLLQYNCPTENVDLQGRTALHDAAMSDCSSSIQLLCDHGALVNAKDGDGRTPLVLATQMCRPKICQLLLDRGAEVNARDKQNRSALMLGCEYGCKDAVEVLLRNGADVSLVDALGHDCSYYARIGDNVEILALIKAALEESSKGYEIMKKGQPVQKQVISVLPKWSPPQGLEEANLKQFQKEHWNVQDLERENEDLKGRLRETQQEHRILLERIGGLQLQLNEEQMVADDLEREKDELRRLLAAKEKQQDDSVRTLDALKAKLRFYEGDHTGSGSSFGSRKEDVLLKQGSLFSAESQHVSASVPTNLQSRSMVRPLELSSPSHSSASETEALRRDLSNMRNCYETARGEIGKLQLELSYKTSECQALASECERSKQESDQQVRQLEDALKDVQKRMFDSEGKVKQMQTHFLALKDHLTSEAAVGSSKVAEELREQLKDMKAKYEGASAEVGKLRNQLKQNELLVEEFRRDEERLVEESKALQKELGVLKVERERRERRVAEVEAQLRETVAKLADKFEKMKSSLSSDVEEKAWKLAEAEKECEKLRMETRLLRTTLESQKAQFAHYVRPEEHKHVKNRCEQRIKELERIHADLKQKTQALQKEVERAGADNSLLRQQLDLLRSERDSQPVRQKVSAEVRKAGQLGRGPAEIIEKSSRHRAEVEKGCVKENMSPLRAVYVSPEKHDKEIGALKAKVADLKRQLAECSQKYEEERTKSGELVSKMAALQERLKEQYVPAATHEETKAMLNSMLDKAGQELLDLKGKMEGVEQESERVKEENGALKREMQALQSQMREEYVSTREHQSQVATLNKDIQKLQDNNSDLRAEYRKKQEEVVQLHAEMEAQKKELDMIQECIQSKYAPLTSFEEKERHFEAAVKELQSQLLEEGKQRKAKEEDIRRCCQENEKLKEGILAIQSDLQQNYILAEKSHEMERKFASQMEDLNKQLWGLQQECTVLQREKEQLKEESARQRSEALEVQSRLQGQYVPVDQVEALKGMLSSTIEELKGELSSKVASWQQELQRAQVLQQELAHIRASSVPVAEHTRTKEALEHALGESQARGEEVARLRSEIQSAKREVQELEGREASLLSEYQATKSRLEGQVSSMTEKLAELSQKLEAVREEAVQAKMEGLSMKDEKELLQSRSFSIEQEIKEQKERYDKSLTTITELQKRIQESAKQVEAKDNKITELLNDVERLKQALDGLSRLTCNSSVPAKRQNQQMETLQSQVKTLQQQLADTERQHQEVISIYRTHLLSAVQGHMDEDVQAALLQIIRMRQGLVC
- the UACA gene encoding uveal autoantigen with coiled-coil domains and ankyrin repeats isoform X2, with protein sequence MKSLKHRLRKQDAGAAGGGGGAGGPGALTADWSKYDDRLMKAAERGDVDKISSILTKKGVNPTKLDVEGRSAFHVVSSKGNLDCLNAILIHGVDIVATDVAGRNALHLAAKYGHALCLQKLLQYNCPTENVDLQGRTALHDAAMSDCSSSIQLLCDHGALVNAKDGDGRTPLVLATQMCRPKICQLLLDRGAEVNARDKQNRSALMLGCEYGCKDAVEVLLRNGADVSLVDALGHDCSYYARIGDNVEILALIKAALEESSKAGYEIMKKGQPVQKVISVLPKWSPPQGLEEANLKQFQKEHWNVQDLERENEDLKGRLRETQQEHRILLERIGGLQLQLNEEQMVADDLEREKDELRRLLAAKEKQQDDSVRTLDALKAKLRFYEGDHTGSGSSFGSRKEDVLLKQGSLFSAESQHVSASVPTNLQSRSMVRPLELSSPSHSSASETEALRRDLSNMRNCYETARGEIGKLQLELSYKTSECQALASECERSKQESDQQVRQLEDALKDVQKRMFDSEGKVKQMQTHFLALKDHLTSEAAVGSSKVAEELREQLKDMKAKYEGASAEVGKLRNQLKQNELLVEEFRRDEERLVEESKALQKELGVLKVERERRERRVAEVEAQLRETVAKLADKFEKMKSSLSSDVEEKAWKLAEAEKECEKLRMETRLLRTTLESQKAQFAHYVRPEEHKHVKNRCEQRIKELERIHADLKQKTQALQKEVERAGADNSLLRQQLDLLRSERDSQPVRQKVSAEVRKAGQLGRGPAEIIEKSSRHRAEVEKGCVKENMSPLRAVYVSPEKHDKEIGALKAKVADLKRQLAECSQKYEEERTKSGELVSKMAALQERLKEQYVPAATHEETKAMLNSMLDKAGQELLDLKGKMEGVEQESERVKEENGALKREMQALQSQMREEYVSTREHQSQVATLNKDIQKLQDNNSDLRAEYRKKQEEVVQLHAEMEAQKKELDMIQECIQSKYAPLTSFEEKERHFEAAVKELQSQLLEEGKQRKAKEEDIRRCCQENEKLKEGILAIQSDLQQNYILAEKSHEMERKFASQMEDLNKQLWGLQQECTVLQREKEQLKEESARQRSEALEVQSRLQGQYVPVDQVEALKGMLSSTIEELKGELSSKVASWQQELQRAQVLQQELAHIRASSVPVAEHTRTKEALEHALGESQARGEEVARLRSEIQSAKREVQELEGREASLLSEYQATKSRLEGQVSSMTEKLAELSQKLEAVREEAVQAKMEGLSMKDEKELLQSRSFSIEQEIKEQKERYDKSLTTITELQKRIQESAKQVEAKDNKITELLNDVERLKQALDGLSRLTCNSSVPAKRQNQQMETLQSQVKTLQQQLADTERQHQEVISIYRTHLLSAVQGHMDEDVQAALLQIIRMRQGLVC